A part of Leptospira congkakensis genomic DNA contains:
- the fliG gene encoding flagellar motor switch protein FliG, with protein sequence MKPENSTSATPGVRKAALLLLSLGKERAADVLKHLDDSMLEAVILEMSKIRSISKEEREVILKEFHNTIEDLNETTSGGLSTAKSLLEHTVGAEKANVILKKIHKEETKNDFEFLNQVEPGVLQGMLGTESPQIIAVTLSHLDPKKAADVLKLFPKPEQAKIAVRLATTSKTHPDVIQNIARILKKRYEERDKQEYSEAGGAHVLANILNFMEKGAEETILSELEESSPDVADQVREKLYTFEDILSLDNKEMRILINRLADDTSISLAIRGAGDEIRKKFLNNMSQNRSEDILDALDMKPRVTLREINEARSKIVQVARVLEEENQILFKKEKEEYIE encoded by the coding sequence ATGAAGCCTGAGAACAGTACATCCGCCACTCCTGGCGTACGGAAAGCCGCCCTCCTCCTTTTATCCCTTGGCAAAGAAAGAGCTGCCGATGTTCTGAAACACCTAGACGACTCGATGCTTGAAGCAGTGATTCTGGAAATGTCAAAGATTAGGTCCATTTCCAAAGAAGAAAGAGAAGTCATCCTAAAAGAATTCCATAATACCATTGAAGATTTGAACGAAACCACATCCGGTGGCCTCTCGACTGCCAAATCTCTGCTGGAACATACTGTGGGCGCTGAAAAAGCCAATGTGATCTTGAAGAAGATCCACAAAGAAGAAACAAAAAACGATTTTGAATTTTTAAACCAAGTAGAACCAGGAGTTCTACAAGGAATGCTCGGAACCGAATCCCCACAAATCATAGCGGTGACCCTCTCTCACTTGGATCCCAAAAAGGCTGCCGATGTTTTAAAACTATTTCCCAAACCAGAACAGGCTAAAATTGCCGTAAGACTCGCCACCACATCCAAAACCCATCCCGATGTGATTCAAAACATTGCTCGCATTCTCAAAAAACGATACGAAGAAAGAGACAAACAGGAATATTCCGAAGCTGGTGGCGCCCATGTCCTTGCGAACATTTTGAACTTTATGGAAAAAGGAGCCGAAGAAACGATTCTTTCCGAATTAGAAGAATCTTCTCCCGATGTTGCCGACCAAGTTCGTGAAAAACTCTATACCTTCGAAGATATTCTTTCTCTTGATAACAAAGAAATGCGAATCTTAATCAACAGGCTCGCGGATGACACTTCTATCTCTCTTGCCATCCGTGGTGCAGGAGATGAGATTCGAAAAAAATTCCTAAACAATATGAGCCAAAATAGATCAGAAGATATTTTGGATGCTCTGGATATGAAACCGCGAGTCACCTTACGAGAGATAAACGAAGCAAGAAGTAAGATTGTGCAGGTAGCTAGAGTATTAGAAGAAGAAAATCAGATTCTGTTCAAGAAAGAAAAAGAAGAGTATATTGAATGA
- a CDS encoding TetR/AcrR family transcriptional regulator, whose protein sequence is MGNLRQNQTQGKESRLSILPVKTEEEKTIDPDRRKVLLHALRELLRIEEPEAVTFAKVCARAEIPRASAYHFFPNMGAMYLGLRLVHADLVSLRLEKLKASDFVTWQDYVRLLAKEAASVVREDRALLRVVYGVRSEETKHIGKTLDSTIVNLALAQVEEQFVLPNLSEMARKFAIAVSLIDSVFRYSYREGGDISDEMVNEAGRAAIAYLRCYLPEYLNRR, encoded by the coding sequence ATGGGCAATCTCCGGCAAAACCAAACCCAAGGGAAGGAATCGAGGTTATCGATTTTGCCCGTGAAAACGGAGGAAGAAAAAACAATCGATCCAGACCGCAGAAAGGTTTTGCTCCATGCCTTACGCGAACTCCTTCGAATCGAAGAACCAGAAGCAGTTACTTTTGCAAAGGTTTGTGCGCGAGCAGAAATTCCAAGAGCCTCCGCTTATCATTTTTTTCCTAATATGGGAGCCATGTATCTTGGACTTCGTTTGGTTCATGCGGATCTTGTTTCTCTTCGTTTAGAAAAACTAAAGGCTTCAGACTTTGTTACTTGGCAAGACTATGTACGCCTTCTTGCAAAAGAAGCTGCTTCTGTTGTGCGAGAAGATAGGGCACTTCTGAGAGTTGTGTATGGGGTTCGCAGTGAAGAAACCAAACATATAGGAAAAACTTTGGATTCTACTATTGTAAATCTTGCCTTAGCACAAGTGGAAGAACAGTTTGTACTACCGAACCTATCGGAAATGGCAAGGAAGTTTGCCATCGCGGTTTCTCTCATTGATTCCGTTTTTCGTTACTCTTACCGCGAAGGAGGGGATATTTCGGACGAGATGGTGAATGAGGCAGGAAGGGCAGCCATCGCTTATTTAAGATGTTACCTCCCTGAATATTTGAATCGTAGGTGA
- a CDS encoding AraC family transcriptional regulator, whose amino-acid sequence MDYYDHIELAISFMEKHLTENIRVEDVSKNAFQSRWHFQRIFRYVTGYSVYTYLKKRRLTEAGNDLILGKEKIIDIALKYHYATPESFLRAFRTEFGINPSDFRKTSEHRNFLKLEIEPLRDKIRIDGSRIKTQIITKNEFVLIGKPRRTTMQKCQNEIDIPKFWGDFFGEGLMNFIPNRIGNSLMGIYTNWDYAENFDVIIGAQVKDDSKVPDGFVIHRMKPTKYMVFTVPGNTNEDILNGWKYIYGTWMPNTGYEREFSDDFDVFDDRFQSETNPESEIYIPIK is encoded by the coding sequence ATGGACTATTATGATCATATCGAACTTGCTATAAGTTTTATGGAAAAACATTTAACGGAAAACATCCGTGTAGAGGATGTTTCTAAAAATGCTTTCCAATCTCGGTGGCATTTCCAGAGAATTTTTCGTTACGTTACTGGATATTCGGTTTATACTTATTTAAAAAAACGTAGGTTAACAGAAGCCGGCAATGATCTGATTCTTGGAAAAGAAAAAATCATTGATATTGCATTAAAATACCATTATGCAACCCCTGAATCTTTCCTTCGTGCATTTCGTACGGAATTTGGCATCAATCCTTCTGACTTTAGAAAAACTTCCGAACACCGAAATTTTCTCAAATTGGAGATCGAACCTTTAAGAGATAAAATTCGAATCGATGGATCCAGGATCAAAACTCAAATCATTACAAAAAATGAATTTGTTCTGATCGGAAAACCGCGGCGAACCACCATGCAGAAATGCCAGAACGAAATCGACATTCCTAAGTTTTGGGGAGATTTTTTTGGAGAGGGACTTATGAATTTTATCCCCAATCGTATTGGAAATTCTCTTATGGGTATTTATACAAACTGGGATTATGCGGAAAATTTTGATGTGATCATTGGAGCTCAAGTCAAAGACGATTCAAAGGTTCCCGATGGATTTGTGATCCACCGAATGAAACCAACGAAATATATGGTATTCACCGTTCCAGGAAATACAAACGAAGACATTCTGAATGGATGGAAATACATCTACGGAACTTGGATGCCGAATACGGGTTATGAGCGTGAGTTTAGTGATGATTTTGATGTCTTTGATGACCGTTTCCAATCAGAAACAAATCCAGAATCCGAAATTTATATTCCTATTAAATAG
- a CDS encoding CDP-alcohol phosphatidyltransferase family protein, whose protein sequence is MQIEEKKAKDLFQDRILTLSNFLSISRVLLLPFFFQSTYTYAHDPANVKELFASIFYALAAVFSDYLDGLFARLLHQETTLGRYLDPVCDKLVTLGGLFVVTIHFDFPSWILIVYFIREILGVWLGGYLYLKRGLQGRPNWWGKFGVGIVAVSVIWYMSLPYFLQFGAPYSFLLHPGISAYVLLFVLSAGVVAYILRYWNIVFHPEAIELDPENKKQAKKYQKI, encoded by the coding sequence ATGCAAATCGAAGAAAAAAAAGCCAAAGACCTTTTCCAGGATCGAATCCTTACCCTTTCCAATTTCCTTTCTATATCAAGGGTATTGTTATTACCTTTTTTCTTCCAAAGCACTTATACTTATGCACATGATCCGGCGAACGTAAAAGAATTATTTGCTTCCATATTCTATGCACTTGCAGCAGTTTTCAGTGATTATCTAGACGGACTCTTTGCTCGCCTCCTCCACCAAGAAACAACTCTCGGAAGATACTTAGATCCAGTTTGCGACAAACTAGTGACACTTGGTGGACTCTTTGTTGTCACCATTCATTTTGATTTTCCAAGTTGGATCCTCATTGTTTATTTTATCAGAGAGATCCTCGGAGTATGGCTTGGTGGGTATCTGTATTTAAAAAGAGGATTACAAGGTCGACCTAACTGGTGGGGAAAATTTGGAGTGGGAATTGTTGCCGTCTCTGTGATTTGGTATATGTCATTGCCATACTTTTTACAGTTTGGTGCTCCTTATTCTTTTTTACTCCACCCAGGTATCTCGGCTTATGTTTTACTTTTTGTACTCAGTGCAGGTGTTGTGGCTTATATTCTTCGGTACTGGAATATTGTTTTCCATCCAGAAGCGATTGAGTTAGATCCAGAAAACAAAAAACAAGCAAAGAAATACCAAAAGATATAA
- a CDS encoding flavin-containing monooxygenase — protein MDLVKNNQSDSTGIIDKSDTICIVGAGPAGLTMARSLLAKGIPFQVFEKHSDVGGIWDISNPGSPMYESAHFISSKYLSSYFDFPMPEEYPDYPSNRQILKYHRDFAKTYNLYPWIQFNTSIKEIKEKDGSWIVETNANQKYLFGGIVCASGITWSPNQPKMEGENSFTGQILHSVNYKSPNLFHGKRVLIVGAGNSGCDIACDAGANAEQAFISVRRGYHFIPKHILGQPADVFGDGAHWIPNWVSQLIFGKLLKFLVGDLTKLGLPAPDHKIFETHPIINDQLIHNLRHGDVIAKPDIEKLEGDSVVFKDGSKEKIDLIILATGYNWSIPYMDRKYFEWKNGRPDLYLTLFNRNFENLYALGYMETDGGAYKMFDEMANLIASYIEAKRKKNSSYLRFANLIKTDRPLLNGKIQYLNTGRHSVYVNQVAYKNYRSKIQRKMGWFDLKPGQFNFLKSSMVPSGSHDQTTSSGIS, from the coding sequence ATGGACCTCGTAAAAAACAACCAATCTGATTCTACTGGAATCATCGACAAATCAGATACAATTTGTATTGTCGGTGCCGGGCCTGCTGGCTTAACAATGGCTAGATCCCTGCTAGCAAAAGGAATCCCCTTTCAAGTTTTTGAAAAGCACAGCGATGTGGGAGGAATTTGGGATATCAGTAATCCAGGTTCTCCCATGTATGAAAGTGCTCACTTTATTTCTTCAAAGTATTTATCTAGCTATTTTGATTTTCCGATGCCTGAAGAATATCCGGACTATCCATCCAATCGACAAATTTTAAAATACCACAGAGATTTTGCGAAAACCTACAATCTCTATCCATGGATTCAATTTAACACATCGATAAAAGAAATCAAAGAAAAAGACGGAAGTTGGATTGTTGAAACAAACGCTAATCAAAAGTATTTGTTTGGCGGAATTGTTTGTGCCAGCGGAATCACTTGGTCACCGAACCAACCAAAAATGGAAGGTGAAAATAGTTTTACAGGACAAATACTACATAGCGTAAATTATAAATCTCCGAATCTTTTTCATGGGAAACGAGTGCTCATTGTAGGCGCAGGTAACTCTGGATGTGATATTGCTTGTGACGCAGGAGCCAATGCCGAACAAGCATTTATTAGCGTTAGACGAGGTTACCATTTCATACCAAAACATATACTGGGACAGCCTGCAGACGTTTTTGGAGATGGTGCTCATTGGATCCCCAATTGGGTTTCACAGTTGATATTTGGTAAGTTATTAAAATTTCTTGTCGGTGACTTAACAAAACTTGGATTACCGGCACCAGATCATAAAATCTTTGAAACTCATCCGATCATCAACGACCAGTTAATCCATAATTTAAGACACGGAGATGTCATTGCAAAACCGGATATCGAAAAACTTGAGGGTGATTCAGTCGTTTTTAAAGACGGGTCTAAGGAAAAAATAGACCTCATCATTCTTGCAACCGGATATAACTGGTCCATTCCCTATATGGATAGGAAATACTTTGAATGGAAAAATGGAAGACCCGATCTTTATTTAACTTTGTTTAATCGGAATTTCGAAAATTTGTATGCCCTAGGTTATATGGAAACCGATGGCGGTGCCTACAAGATGTTTGATGAAATGGCAAATTTAATTGCATCCTATATAGAAGCAAAACGGAAAAAAAACTCATCATATCTGCGTTTTGCCAATCTCATCAAAACTGATAGACCATTATTAAATGGTAAAATCCAATACTTGAATACAGGGCGCCATTCCGTTTATGTCAATCAAGTAGCTTATAAAAACTATAGATCCAAAATTCAAAGGAAAATGGGATGGTTCGATTTGAAACCAGGGCAATTTAACTTTCTAAAATCATCAATGGTCCCTTCTGGATCCCACGATCAAACTACTTCCTCTGGAATTTCCTAA
- a CDS encoding class II aldolase/adducin family protein, translating to MKDSKIDSVRKSMLAACVKLADLGFLAGVGGNLAVRIDSKLMAVTPSATDYYTMKPEDLCILEIKGLKMVEGTKQPTTESGIHASFFTLRPEIEVSLHTHQPLASAVTLLGLDMDIKSAEGIKNIGPYLRSVSYAPSGTSFLVNAFRKRINSETNGYLLRNHGLVCGAYTLEQAIESVKLIEKEAARFLRTRIEKNTNLSHMTSGMKQQLLSAL from the coding sequence ATGAAAGATTCAAAAATAGATTCCGTTAGGAAATCCATGCTTGCCGCCTGTGTTAAGTTAGCTGATTTAGGATTTTTAGCTGGGGTTGGTGGAAACTTAGCTGTGAGAATCGATTCCAAACTAATGGCAGTCACTCCCTCTGCCACCGATTATTATACAATGAAACCAGAAGACCTTTGTATCTTAGAAATCAAAGGCCTAAAAATGGTAGAAGGAACCAAACAACCTACAACCGAAAGTGGAATCCATGCATCGTTTTTTACATTAAGACCCGAAATTGAAGTGAGTTTACATACTCACCAACCACTAGCAAGTGCTGTCACTCTTCTTGGTTTGGACATGGATATCAAATCTGCAGAGGGGATTAAAAATATTGGTCCCTATTTAAGATCCGTATCTTATGCACCATCAGGAACCTCCTTTTTAGTGAATGCATTTCGAAAACGAATCAATTCCGAAACCAATGGTTATTTACTTAGAAATCACGGACTTGTTTGTGGGGCATATACTTTAGAACAAGCCATTGAAAGTGTTAAGTTAATCGAAAAAGAAGCCGCTCGTTTCCTACGCACGAGAATTGAAAAAAATACAAACTTATCTCATATGACAAGTGGCATGAAACAACAGTTACTTTCTGCCCTGTAA
- a CDS encoding GyrI-like domain-containing protein, with product MENKTSEKIQLNPITVVGIKTRTSNEKEMAGNGKIAALWEQFLKEEILSQIPNRTSLSEWMVVYTEFESDENGEYTMFIGASVNKVESLKPHLSSIQIPGSRYLKVPTEWGHLTTIGLETWKKIWTEDEYKKKRTYIADLEIYGTNAMNPINSQFDIYLGIK from the coding sequence ATGGAAAACAAAACCTCAGAGAAAATTCAATTAAACCCAATCACAGTCGTTGGAATCAAAACACGTACATCAAATGAAAAGGAAATGGCTGGGAATGGAAAGATTGCCGCGCTTTGGGAACAATTTTTAAAGGAAGAAATCCTTTCCCAGATTCCGAACAGAACAAGTCTCTCGGAGTGGATGGTGGTTTATACAGAATTTGAATCGGATGAAAATGGCGAATATACAATGTTTATTGGTGCTTCTGTAAACAAAGTAGAAAGTTTAAAACCACATTTATCTTCGATACAAATCCCAGGTTCTAGATATTTAAAAGTTCCCACAGAATGGGGCCATTTAACAACAATTGGTCTTGAAACTTGGAAAAAAATTTGGACAGAGGACGAATACAAGAAGAAAAGAACTTATATTGCTGATTTGGAAATTTATGGAACCAATGCTATGAATCCCATAAACTCCCAATTTGATATATATTTAGGAATTAAGTAA
- a CDS encoding TetR/AcrR family transcriptional regulator — MSLEFKIPVQTRSRERVELILKTARELIGEKGIDAVSMREIAQTAGIQIGSLYQYFPGKSALLLTIMNQYYNSLYEETKRILEPVRTIVELEVAAEIAFKQFISIFQKDPALANLWAGARAIPELVSEDNRDTYRNADLIIKTTLRCLPILKESEVRPFALYFSHTLGMVIRFVREIDLDHGKAVMKETLEILKLRLREFEKLAKQKSKQKKKGS; from the coding sequence ATGAGTCTTGAGTTCAAAATCCCTGTCCAAACTAGAAGTCGTGAACGAGTCGAACTCATTTTAAAAACTGCCAGGGAATTAATCGGTGAAAAAGGAATAGATGCTGTGAGTATGCGTGAGATTGCTCAAACGGCAGGGATTCAAATTGGATCTTTATACCAATACTTCCCAGGAAAAAGTGCCTTATTGTTAACCATTATGAATCAATATTACAATTCATTGTATGAGGAAACAAAAAGAATTTTAGAGCCAGTGCGAACCATCGTTGAATTGGAAGTTGCGGCTGAAATTGCATTCAAACAATTTATTTCTATATTTCAAAAAGACCCGGCCCTTGCCAATCTTTGGGCAGGTGCCAGAGCCATTCCCGAATTAGTATCAGAAGACAATCGTGATACCTATAGAAATGCGGATTTAATCATAAAAACAACTTTGCGTTGCCTACCTATCTTAAAGGAATCAGAAGTCAGACCTTTTGCATTGTATTTCAGTCACACCCTTGGTATGGTCATTCGATTTGTTCGTGAAATTGACTTGGATCATGGAAAAGCGGTTATGAAAGAAACTTTAGAGATTCTAAAGTTAAGGCTAAGGGAATTTGAAAAATTAGCAAAACAAAAATCCAAACAAAAGAAGAAGGGTAGTTGA
- a CDS encoding SDR family NAD(P)-dependent oxidoreductase — MKKDNAHPKKKIALITGGGGAIAEAIALRLEKEGYQLLLSDISLEKMSQVKEKLNGNPRFFVCDQTNPEEIQNLIHSIQEDYPEISVLINNAGYTKEGPFTSQSINDIQRQIWINLLSPIHITHGILPLMLKRNEGAIVSIVSIGGIIALADSSLYSAGKFGLRGFLTALYEELKDTKIKVSGIYPAAVDTPMLLHEALNGGTALNWVNQVQTPDEVAHAVMKGIKKGRLEIYVPYSDGLLSRLVAVFPWLMGKLSPALLWIGKRNQQKWLKDKGIIPTKTMP; from the coding sequence ATGAAAAAAGACAATGCCCATCCAAAGAAAAAAATTGCATTGATTACCGGTGGAGGTGGTGCCATTGCAGAAGCAATTGCCCTCCGATTGGAAAAGGAAGGATACCAACTACTTCTCTCCGACATCAGTTTAGAAAAAATGTCTCAGGTAAAAGAAAAACTAAATGGGAATCCACGTTTTTTTGTCTGCGACCAAACGAACCCAGAAGAAATCCAAAATCTAATCCACTCCATTCAGGAAGATTATCCAGAAATCAGTGTTTTAATTAACAATGCAGGATATACCAAAGAAGGTCCTTTTACGAGCCAATCCATAAACGACATCCAAAGACAGATATGGATCAATTTACTCAGCCCCATTCATATTACACATGGAATCCTTCCGCTGATGTTGAAACGAAATGAAGGTGCCATTGTATCCATCGTTTCGATTGGAGGAATCATTGCATTGGCAGATTCTTCTCTTTACTCCGCCGGTAAATTTGGCCTGAGGGGATTTTTAACCGCACTTTATGAAGAGCTAAAAGATACGAAAATTAAAGTGTCGGGCATTTATCCGGCAGCAGTTGATACTCCCATGCTCTTACATGAAGCGTTAAACGGTGGTACCGCACTCAATTGGGTGAATCAAGTCCAAACACCAGACGAAGTGGCACATGCTGTCATGAAAGGAATCAAAAAAGGGAGATTAGAAATCTATGTTCCTTACTCGGATGGGCTTCTCTCTAGGTTGGTAGCTGTTTTTCCTTGGCTTATGGGAAAACTGTCACCTGCCCTCTTATGGATCGGCAAAAGGAACCAACAAAAATGGTTAAAAGACAAGGGAATCATCCCTACAAAAACAATGCCTTAA
- a CDS encoding aldose epimerase, which produces MKTNTVHKKNLKQITSSDELELKSLWHRLETKGLLQDHKADLSFRLPGKGSFLLMHREEGKKSKVEIAEYKIENPTNSLRIHLMSDETLNLIRFHASLYSLRPDIGAIASFQPAWSSLLKTLDHPLPLVFDEQCRQLGAPVVNLPKQIDGSVEKSPVVQSGANAFLDEDNVVITSVTRDKAIYNCELIEKCSKAYLLAHSTGNPIRRIPWWVRFIAKSRLIKDEKKASAAYALGQAPTGFKAY; this is translated from the coding sequence ATGAAGACAAACACGGTTCACAAAAAAAATCTGAAACAAATTACATCTTCCGATGAATTAGAACTGAAAAGTTTATGGCATAGACTCGAAACAAAAGGTTTATTACAAGACCACAAAGCAGATCTTTCTTTCCGACTTCCGGGAAAAGGAAGTTTCCTTCTCATGCACCGCGAAGAAGGGAAAAAATCAAAAGTCGAAATTGCAGAGTATAAAATTGAGAATCCCACAAATTCTTTACGCATTCATTTGATGAGTGATGAGACATTAAATCTAATTCGATTTCATGCAAGTCTGTATTCCTTAAGACCAGATATTGGTGCCATAGCTTCTTTTCAACCGGCTTGGAGTTCTTTACTGAAAACATTAGATCATCCTCTTCCGCTAGTTTTTGATGAACAGTGCCGCCAGTTAGGTGCTCCTGTGGTGAATCTTCCCAAACAGATCGATGGTTCAGTGGAAAAAAGCCCCGTTGTCCAAAGTGGTGCCAATGCATTTTTAGATGAAGATAATGTTGTGATCACAAGTGTGACTCGAGACAAAGCCATTTATAATTGTGAGTTGATTGAAAAATGTTCCAAAGCTTATCTTTTAGCACATTCCACAGGGAACCCTATCCGAAGGATTCCGTGGTGGGTGCGATTCATTGCAAAAAGTAGACTGATCAAAGATGAAAAGAAAGCCAGTGCTGCCTATGCTCTTGGCCAAGCACCAACTGGATTCAAAGCTTATTAG
- a CDS encoding SpoIIE family protein phosphatase, protein MFEINLSLVIRKTKKILAEFVSFVLGAPEKFVMRHRILNGTLLAGIIAMGVGLSSEFFREGFEIVGLIALWIAFGFATIFYYLARFKHQFKILILPTFIISSLTSFLQIQYSGGIVSANVMLLAPILVLNMLILGKKFDWLAIVFFVSALFGVNYLQTQHPELFYDYSSEKARSEDFLITGISILFLLGLMLRTLNRSYEDAIGEVSRLKYQQDGDYYLTSLLTRPLSGIRIRSKTVEFQSYIKQKKAFQFKNREYELGGDICVADQIVLRGRSYCVFANGDAMGKSMQGAGGVLVFGTAFRALVERTHREGILSGYYPERWLHTALSDLNDVFEGFDGSMSMSLLLGLVDEENGFLYYINAEHPFPIRYREGKASFLSEEATNFKLGMKKDKARIETCWIRPGDTIVIGSDGRDDLSIGIDAEANRVINMDHTSILSQVEASAGEIDILGERLQKVGELTDDLSLLSIRFRPKPQWDTNSREKGLEEPIRLLKKNNDTEALTLLTNYADIYSSDPAVWKLLHRVYRKLEKPAEAGQAAENFSNHHPSGLQMILDGAIQYAKASLIEEAIDMAERIYSRKPEVIPVIRILSRLYKKSKQPDKAEEYQKEILRLQNGSAKPQGDV, encoded by the coding sequence ATGTTCGAAATAAACCTTAGCCTTGTAATCCGGAAAACCAAAAAAATTTTAGCTGAGTTTGTTTCTTTTGTTTTGGGGGCACCGGAAAAATTTGTCATGCGGCATAGGATTCTAAATGGAACCTTACTTGCCGGCATCATTGCAATGGGAGTGGGACTTAGTTCTGAATTTTTTCGGGAGGGTTTTGAAATTGTCGGACTCATTGCACTTTGGATAGCATTTGGATTTGCAACTATCTTTTATTATCTTGCTCGGTTCAAACACCAATTTAAAATCCTTATCCTTCCTACCTTTATCATCAGTTCCCTCACTTCGTTTTTGCAAATTCAATACAGTGGTGGAATTGTCAGTGCCAATGTGATGTTACTTGCACCTATCCTTGTTTTGAATATGCTCATCTTGGGAAAAAAATTTGATTGGTTAGCCATTGTATTTTTTGTCTCTGCACTTTTTGGAGTGAATTACCTCCAAACCCAACACCCTGAATTGTTTTATGATTATTCATCTGAAAAAGCAAGGAGTGAAGATTTTCTCATCACAGGCATCTCCATTTTATTTTTATTAGGACTTATGTTACGCACGCTCAACCGCTCTTATGAAGATGCCATTGGAGAAGTGAGTCGTTTGAAATACCAACAAGATGGAGATTATTATCTCACTTCACTTCTGACTCGTCCTCTTTCTGGAATTCGCATTCGTTCGAAAACAGTGGAGTTCCAATCCTATATCAAACAGAAAAAAGCATTCCAATTCAAAAATAGAGAGTATGAACTGGGAGGCGATATCTGTGTTGCCGATCAAATTGTCCTTCGGGGTAGAAGTTATTGTGTATTTGCTAATGGGGATGCCATGGGTAAATCCATGCAAGGAGCAGGTGGGGTTCTAGTTTTTGGAACTGCCTTTCGAGCTTTAGTCGAACGAACCCATAGAGAAGGAATATTATCAGGATACTATCCTGAACGATGGTTGCATACGGCTCTGAGTGATCTTAACGATGTCTTCGAAGGATTTGATGGATCGATGTCCATGTCGCTCCTTCTTGGTTTGGTGGATGAAGAAAATGGATTTTTATATTATATCAACGCTGAACATCCATTTCCCATTCGATACCGAGAGGGGAAGGCAAGTTTTTTATCCGAAGAAGCTACCAATTTCAAACTAGGGATGAAAAAAGACAAAGCTAGGATTGAAACTTGTTGGATTCGTCCTGGTGATACGATTGTGATTGGTTCTGATGGGCGAGATGATCTCAGCATAGGGATTGATGCCGAAGCAAATCGCGTGATCAATATGGATCATACTTCTATTTTGTCACAAGTAGAAGCAAGCGCGGGTGAGATTGACATTTTAGGGGAACGCCTTCAAAAAGTGGGGGAGCTTACGGATGATCTTTCCTTACTCAGCATTCGATTTCGTCCTAAGCCCCAATGGGATACAAATAGTCGTGAAAAGGGTTTGGAGGAACCAATCCGTCTCTTAAAAAAAAATAATGATACAGAAGCCCTCACTTTACTGACAAATTATGCTGATATTTATTCATCTGACCCGGCAGTATGGAAGTTATTACACAGAGTGTATCGTAAATTGGAGAAACCGGCAGAAGCAGGCCAGGCCGCAGAGAATTTTTCCAATCATCATCCATCTGGACTCCAAATGATCCTTGATGGAGCCATTCAGTATGCGAAAGCAAGTCTGATCGAGGAAGCAATTGATATGGCAGAACGAATTTATAGTCGAAAACCAGAAGTGATCCCCGTAATCAGGATTCTTTCGCGCCTTTATAAAAAGTCAAAACAACCTGACAAAGCAGAAGAATACCAAAAAGAAATCCTTCGATTGCAAAATGGATCGGCAAAGCCCCAAGGAGATGTTTGA